A single window of Brevundimonas vitisensis DNA harbors:
- a CDS encoding ROK family protein, translating to MKEFDMADERRFAGIEAGGTKFVCALATADGRTLARERIGTADPALTLSQTLEFFGRAGREHGAPTAAGIASFGPLDLDPASPAYGRIVSTPKPGWSDVNILAAVRDGLGVPTRIDTDVNAAAMAEGRHGAAKGCHTHAYVTVGTGIGVGLVAGGRSLIARGHAEMGHIPVPRAPGDDFTGVCSYHGDCLEGMASGPAMAARWGCPAQDLVPDHPAWAMQAHYVAALCCTLIYTVRPDRIVIGGGVFEQPSLHAHVRRMLEPMLAGYGLSPHERDLHTLIVAPGLVETPPGLLGALELARQAADG from the coding sequence ATGAAGGAGTTCGACATGGCCGATGAGCGGCGGTTCGCGGGGATAGAGGCCGGGGGTACCAAATTCGTCTGTGCTCTCGCGACAGCGGACGGTCGAACCCTGGCGCGCGAGCGGATCGGGACCGCCGACCCGGCGCTCACCCTATCGCAGACTCTTGAATTCTTTGGCCGGGCCGGACGCGAACATGGCGCACCCACCGCAGCGGGCATCGCCAGTTTCGGCCCGCTGGACCTGGACCCCGCCTCCCCTGCCTATGGCCGCATCGTCTCCACGCCCAAGCCGGGCTGGTCAGACGTCAATATTCTGGCGGCCGTGCGGGACGGTCTGGGCGTGCCGACGCGCATCGACACCGACGTCAATGCCGCCGCCATGGCCGAGGGTCGCCACGGCGCGGCGAAGGGATGCCACACCCATGCCTATGTCACCGTCGGCACAGGCATCGGCGTCGGCCTGGTCGCCGGGGGGCGTTCGCTGATCGCGCGCGGCCATGCGGAGATGGGCCATATCCCGGTGCCCCGCGCGCCGGGCGACGACTTCACCGGGGTCTGTTCCTATCACGGCGACTGTCTGGAGGGGATGGCGTCGGGCCCCGCCATGGCGGCGCGATGGGGATGCCCGGCCCAGGATCTGGTGCCCGATCATCCCGCCTGGGCGATGCAGGCCCACTATGTCGCCGCCCTGTGCTGCACCCTGATCTATACCGTCCGGCCGGATCGCATCGTCATCGGCGGCGGGGTGTTCGAGCAGCCCAGCCTGCATGCCCATGTCCGGCGCATGCTGGAGCCCATGCTGGCCGGTTATGGCCTTTCGCCCCACGAGCGCGACCTGCACACCCTGATCGTGGCTCCGGGCCTGGTCGAGACACCGCCCGGCCTTCTGGGCGCGCTGGAACTGGCCCGTCAGGCGGCGGACGGTTGA
- a CDS encoding dicarboxylate/amino acid:cation symporter, with the protein MIARFFAIPLWQRTAAGFALGILAGLIMGPAAEVWLQPIGDVYLNLIRMVVAPLVLFTIASSIAKLGEGVGAVRLGVRTIAWFAATSFLAVLVGLGFGHLFDPGVGLSNLPLGEVKDRVIPTPLDVLIGIVPTNPFAALSEGKVLQIIFFSALVGTALVALGDRAQGVRRLVDEGAAIIFRITRWVIQLTPFGVFGLIGSVVGGYGWEALLPLGKFILAIYAACLFHILVVYSGLLKLHGLKATSFFRGAFAAQQTAFATSSSLGTLPITLRQTVERLGVPQAYAAFAVPLGASVKMDGCGAIYPAIASIFIAQYFDIDLSLTQYVLIGLTAVLGSLGTAGVPGTSIVMLTLTLSTAGLPLEGIGYIVAIDRIIDMIRTATNVTGQMLVPVLVAREENILNQGIYDGHVAWLPGDPDAETPETVKAAGI; encoded by the coding sequence ATGATCGCCCGCTTCTTCGCCATTCCCCTGTGGCAGCGCACGGCCGCCGGTTTTGCCCTGGGTATTCTGGCGGGCCTGATCATGGGTCCGGCAGCAGAGGTCTGGCTGCAACCGATCGGCGACGTCTATCTGAACCTGATCCGGATGGTGGTTGCCCCCCTGGTCCTGTTCACCATCGCCTCTTCGATCGCGAAGTTGGGCGAAGGCGTCGGGGCGGTGCGCCTGGGCGTACGCACTATCGCATGGTTTGCGGCGACGTCCTTTCTCGCGGTGCTGGTCGGTCTGGGTTTCGGCCATCTGTTCGATCCGGGCGTCGGCCTTTCCAACCTGCCGCTGGGTGAGGTCAAGGACCGGGTCATCCCCACCCCGCTGGACGTTCTGATCGGCATCGTCCCGACCAATCCCTTTGCCGCCCTGTCAGAGGGCAAGGTGCTGCAGATCATCTTCTTCTCGGCCCTGGTCGGCACGGCCCTGGTGGCGCTGGGCGACCGGGCCCAGGGCGTGCGGCGTCTGGTGGATGAGGGCGCGGCCATCATCTTTCGCATCACCCGCTGGGTCATCCAACTGACGCCCTTTGGCGTGTTTGGCCTGATCGGTTCGGTCGTCGGGGGCTATGGCTGGGAGGCCCTGCTGCCGCTGGGGAAATTCATCCTCGCCATCTATGCCGCCTGCCTGTTCCACATCCTGGTGGTCTATTCCGGATTGCTGAAGCTGCATGGGCTGAAGGCCACCAGCTTCTTTCGCGGGGCCTTCGCGGCCCAGCAGACGGCGTTTGCCACCTCCTCCTCGCTGGGCACCCTGCCCATTACTCTGCGCCAGACGGTCGAGCGACTGGGCGTGCCCCAGGCCTATGCGGCCTTCGCCGTGCCCCTGGGGGCCAGCGTCAAGATGGACGGCTGCGGGGCCATCTATCCGGCGATCGCCTCCATCTTCATCGCCCAGTATTTCGACATCGACCTCAGCCTGACCCAATATGTCCTGATCGGCCTGACGGCGGTCCTGGGATCGCTGGGCACGGCGGGTGTGCCCGGCACCAGCATCGTCATGCTGACCCTGACCCTCTCGACCGCGGGCCTGCCGCTGGAGGGCATCGGCTATATCGTCGCCATCGACCGGATCATCGACATGATCCGCACCGCCACCAATGTCACCGGCCAGATGCTGGTCCCCGTCCTGGTCGCCAGGGAGGAAAACATTCTGAACCAGGGCATCTATGACGGCCACGTCGCCTGGCTGCCCGGCGACCCGGACGCCGAGACCCCCGAAACCGTCAAGGCCGCCGGCATCTGA